Proteins encoded within one genomic window of Mya arenaria isolate MELC-2E11 chromosome 13, ASM2691426v1:
- the LOC128214282 gene encoding dynein light chain Tctex-type 5-A-like, which translates to MKDTASHRKRTKSESDRTADHKAAGKGQHHGPPHGSSQQGSHHAGSQHAHAASHHKAEHKADHGHQKGEHGHHKSEHGHHKSDHGQHRAGHTHHGHHGDHGHHDDFHHSASSHVFRQRTNTMLSRGGHSVHGHGHDIDKRSVATNEGPPPVVFYENTYKLTPDCKVHEGKIRDAIQRVLEENITENKYDPSICGSKCKIITEIMKERVKQLDMNRFKFVCMANIGQLYDQSMVVTSRCLWDHRFDNAVSVTHKSGDIIAVGLVFAIYAE; encoded by the coding sequence ATGAAAGATACAGCAAGTCATAGAAAGAGAACAAAATCTGAGAGTGACCGTACGGCCGACCACAAGGCGGCCGGGAAAGGTCAGCACCATGGTCCTCCGCATGGCAGCAGTCAGCAAGGGAGCCACCATGCCGGAAGTCAACACGCCCATGCAGCGAGTCATCACAAAGCCGAGCATAAAGCCGACCACGGACATCAAAAGGGGGAACACGGCCACCACAAAAGTGAACACGGCCATCATAAATCTGATCATGGCCAACACAGGGCAGGTCATACCCATCATGGTCATCACGGCGACCACGGTCACCATGACGACTTCCATCATTCGGCGTCCTCCCATGTGTTCCGACAACGCACAAATACCATGTTGTCCAGAGGAGGCCATTCCGTTCACGGCCACGGCCATGATATTGATAAACGAAGTGTCGCTACGAACGAAGGACCACCTCCcgttgttttttatgaaaatacgtATAAACTGACTCCCGATTGTAAAGTTCATGAGGGCAAAATAAGAGATGCCATCCAAAGGGTCTTAGAGGAAAACATAACCGAAAACAAGTATGACCCGAGCATTTGTGGTTCAAAGTGTAAAATTATCACTGAAATCATGAAAGAGCGTGTGAAACAACTAGACATGAACAGGTTCAAATTTGTTTGCATGGCAAACATTGGTCAGTTGTATGACCAGTCGATGGTTGTGACGTCACGCTGCCTCTGGGACCATCGATTTGACAACGCTGTTAGCGTTACACACAAATCTGGAGACATCATAGCTGTCGGCTTAGTATTTGCTATATATGCTGAATAG